In the Anolis sagrei isolate rAnoSag1 chromosome 1, rAnoSag1.mat, whole genome shotgun sequence genome, AATGTTGGACTCCAAGAGACCacagttcaaatccttgctttaACCATGGAAACAAGTTTAGTGACTCtgagaaagtcacactctctcagcctctgaggaagggaatggcaaacatcctctgaataaatcatgcCAAGACAGCCTATGGTTGGGTTGCCATCACTCAGAATTTAAGGCACATATTTCTCTTGAGCACCAATACAAACGAATGTTAACAATGCAAATCAAAAACTGAATTAcagtaatattaataaaaatcaaGCATATATGACCTAGAACATGCATCTTAATGTTAcgtatcaaagagcattttgttgAGTTTGTCAtaggtcctttccacacagctgaagaaaatcccagattttctgttttgaacgggaatatatgggagtgtggactcagacaacccagttcaaagcaaatattgtggtattttccaccttgatattctgggttatatggctgggggCCGTTCCatgctgccctatatcccagaatatcaaggcaaaaaatcccataatatctcctttgatctgggttataggagtccacactcagataatttgggatttcttgccttgattcagggatatagggctgtgtggcagaGTCCTAGGTGAAAGGGCCCATAGATAGGTGCATCTGAAAGAGAAAGCTGAGCTTATACACTTTTAAAGAAGTGCATGAAATGTGTACTTCAAGCTCACATTAAAAGCATACATACCAAATGTTGAAGTTGAAAAGACTGCAGTGAATCTAAATGTTTTGTTGCTACATATCTCATATATTTACATAAGAGTCAACTTACTTATTCTGTAGAATGTTCTGATAATTTTTGATTAGTTGAAGATTGCAAAGGTGATGATTAGCCCTTCAGCTATCCTTTGACACCCATCAGCTATATCTAGCATAACCAATGGCAAAGAGTCACAGAATGGCCaattaacaacatctggaaagccagacAAGTTGCCCCCTCTCTACTACAAACTCGactaaaaatattgtgtttttgacTGTTAAATCATAGCACCACAGTCATCTTATCCCAATGATTTGTTATTCTACCTCATTCATTTTGATAGATGGGCCAGTTTTGTTTTCAGCTGAGAGAACGGAGCTCTCCTCTCTGTTAAACTTCCCTCGCCATATTTTTGGAAGCAAAAAGGAGGGCACATTTACCAATTGGCTGCTTCAGACCATTGATCCGACTTCACTcttgaagccaagatgactaattCATTAAAACAGGCCTGTGGATCTTTCAGCTGTTTATCTCTGTATTAGTTTGTAATCATGAATTAGTAGTTATCACTATTGCCTTGCGACAAAAAGGAGCATTATTTTCAAAAAGAAACAATCAGAAAGTGATTCGTGTTTGGTTGAAACAAACAACTTTCCTACTTTCCAGATTTACATAACTTTCAAAACTAGGTTGACAAGCATTACATTTTAATCATGGCTTTCTTTCATGGGTGCTACATTCATTCCCCCCACTTTGCCATTTTAGTACCAAAGGAAATGAAACTCCTGTGTTTGGCTAAATAATCTATGGTACACTATCTTAACGGTATGATCTACATTGTGTAGACTCTGCAGTATGTACTATGGGAAAACGTTCTTCCTTGTCTTATCCCAGTGTTTCATAATTTGGGTAGTCTAGCAGATACTATAAGTAATCTGCATTAATAGAAAAATGCTTATTGGTGCAAAACCCCTGAGACAAGCAAATAAGTTGAAAACAAAATAATCACATACTTTAAGAGTACCAATTGCAAGAGAAGATACTTCTCCTTAAAAAATGCAAGCAAACAAGGagtcattattttttgctgtagAGTAGGAAAGACTCACATTTACCACaatgtaaaaacaataaatatagtaatacaaTTTGAGATTTTAAGTGCACCTTGTGTCTATGGTCAATTTAAAAAACTTAGTTGAAAAATCCTGGTAAGTGCTGTACAAATGCTTTCAGTTTCTCAATTTATTACAGGGTATTTGCTGGTTTCAAGTTCAAACAAAATCAGACGCAAGTCAATGTCCAGCAGGCCTTCTCTATATAGCACCATTCCATACTCAGGGAGCATGTGTCGGATGTTGTCACCCCTGGGCACAGTTCTCATTCCCATTTATCCAGAGACATATCTGGGCATATTTAAGGGGAGTAATTCGAACTGCGACATTGTAATCCTGCTGTTCTCCATTGACATCCACCCACTGATGACCCGAATAAATGGCAATAATTTTGCGCTTCCATTTTTTCTCATTGGGTTCCTTAAGGCGCAGGTAGATTCCTGATCCCGTAGAGCCCGACTCAGCATCACAATACTGGTAGAAGAGATCATTGGATTCCTCCGAAACACTACAGAAGCGGTAGACCAGCTGGCCAGAGCGATCAGAATCATATCCAGAAAAGTGGATCATGCTTCCAGGCATCATTTTACTAGCTGGGCTGATGCCCAGATCCATGTATTTCTTTTTATGGGGACGCTTGAGTTCCAAAACAGCATAATCATAATCTACTGCAACATCTCCAGTTACACCTTTCAACCAGCCTTTGGGGATCTGAGTACTCTTAACTCTGGTCCACTGGAAAGAAGGTTTTCGCTCAGATTTCTTCTCATCCAGCCCAGACGTCTTTTGTTTTCTGCCAGCTCGACTGCTGCCAGACCTCCGTCGAAGTCGTTTAGCATCAACGTGGTGAACCTCAACCTCCGATGCCTCCCTCTTGCTCCTCCTGGCAGCACCTCGGCGTCTCTTGCCACTGCCTTTGGATTTCAGCTTCAGCAACCCCACCCTCAGCTTCTTGCTGCCTTTCATATAATCTTTGCCATCGTGCACACAGTGAGCAGCTGTGAGGACATGTTTTGGGGAAATCAGGATGCCACTGCAACCTGTGGAGATCTTAACGGCTGTGTTGAAAGGGTAGTTGGTCAGAAACCGTGTGTCGGAAATGCTGAACCTACTGTCTGTGCCATAGACCTGCCTCTTCCTTCTTGACAGGCCCTTGGCAGTGGCATTTGCCACTGGATCAGGATCCATCCCAAGGACATTAACTTCTGTCAGGGTCCTTGTGCCATTCTCAAAGACGGTCTCGTAGGAGAGCAATTCATTCAGGTCAGCCAAACGCGGGGCTGGGAGTGTCCTTTGGCATTCAATCCCACAGACTCCACTCAGCTCCAACTTGCCCTCTCCTTCAAATTTAGGAGTATCTAGGGAGAAAGTCTTTTCCTTTACAATCTGGGGTAATTTCTTTAACTGCCAACTAAAATCTTCTTCTACATCTATCCCATGAATGAGATGAAAAGAGGGAATGGAAAATAGTAGTAACAGCAGAACACAGCCCATCTTGTCTTTGTTTCTGTTTAAGAAGCACACAGAGAGACAAAAAGAGTGagtttaaaatacagtaaattcaTAGaggtttaatataaatataacactATATTTGTCTCATCACACAGGCCATAAAAATAGCCACATTACTCTTAATAAAGGCAATAAACAGAATACGATAGGCCCCTCAGGCAAACAAcagtaactttatttattttagattttTGTGATTCTGTTCTCCATTTGATTATATCAAAATTTAAGTACCTATATAAGCCATTTAGCTGGGAAAACCTAGAAGGAATCATAAACTATTTTTGTTTCTATTC is a window encoding:
- the PRSS35 gene encoding inactive serine protease 35 encodes the protein MLDLLLEAQACQGASSCHRRNKDKMGCVLLLLLFSIPSFHLIHGIDVEEDFSWQLKKLPQIVKEKTFSLDTPKFEGEGKLELSGVCGIECQRTLPAPRLADLNELLSYETVFENGTRTLTEVNVLGMDPDPVANATAKGLSRRKRQVYGTDSRFSISDTRFLTNYPFNTAVKISTGCSGILISPKHVLTAAHCVHDGKDYMKGSKKLRVGLLKLKSKGSGKRRRGAARRSKREASEVEVHHVDAKRLRRRSGSSRAGRKQKTSGLDEKKSERKPSFQWTRVKSTQIPKGWLKGVTGDVAVDYDYAVLELKRPHKKKYMDLGISPASKMMPGSMIHFSGYDSDRSGQLVYRFCSVSEESNDLFYQYCDAESGSTGSGIYLRLKEPNEKKWKRKIIAIYSGHQWVDVNGEQQDYNVAVRITPLKYAQICLWINGNENCAQG